In Capsicum annuum cultivar UCD-10X-F1 unplaced genomic scaffold, UCD10Xv1.1 ctg78746, whole genome shotgun sequence, the genomic window GTGAACGACACACTTTAATCATTTATGATGATCTCTCCAAACAAGCGCAAGCTTATCGCCAAATGTCTCTTCTATTACGAAGACCGCCCGGTCGTGAAGCTTATCCAGGAGATGTTTTTTATTTGCATTCACGCCTTTTGGAAAGAGCCGCTAAATTAAGTTCTAGTTTAGGTGAAGGAAGTATGACCGCCTTACCAATAGTTGAAACTCAATCGGGAGATGTTTCGGCTTATATTCCTACTAATGTAATTTCCATTACTGATGGACAAATCTTCTTATCCGCCGACCTATTCAATTCTGGAATCAGACCTGCTATTAATGTGGGTATCTCCGTTTCCAGAGTGGGGTCCGCAGCTCAAATAAAAGCCATGAAACAAGTAGCTGGTAAATTAAAATTAGAACTAGCGCAATTCGCAGAATTAGAAGCCTTTGCACAATTTGCTTCTGATCTCGATAAAGCTACTCAGAATCAATTGGCAAGAGGTCAACGATTACGTGAATTGCTTAAACAATCCCAATCGGCTCCTCTCACGGTAGCAGAGCAGATAATGACTATTTATACCGGAACAAACGGCTATCTTGATTCATTAGAAGTTGGACAGGTAAGGAAATTTCTTGTTGAGCTACGTACTTACTTAAAAACTAATAAACCTCAGTTCCAAGAAATCATATCTTCTACCAAGAAATTTACCGAGGAAGCAGAAGCCCTTTTGAAAGAAGCTATTCAGGAACAAATGGACCGTTTTATACTTCAGGAACAAGCATAAAGAAATATTGATCACCCTTGtcttaatcttaataaaaaaa contains:
- the LOC124894970 gene encoding ATP synthase subunit alpha, chloroplastic — encoded protein: MVTIRADEISNIIRERIEQYNREVKIVNTGTVLQVGDGIARIHGLDEVMAGELVEFEEGTIGIALNLESNNVGVVLMGDGLLIQERSSVKATGRIAQIPVSEAYLGRVVNALAKPIDGRGEISASEFRLIESAAPGIISRRSVYEPLQTGLIAIDSMIPIGRGQRELIIGDRQTGKTAVATDTILNQQGQNVICVYVAIGQKASSVAQVVTTLQERGAMEYTIVVAETADSPATLQYLAPYTGAALAEYFMYRERHTLIIYDDLSKQAQAYRQMSLLLRRPPGREAYPGDVFYLHSRLLERAAKLSSSLGEGSMTALPIVETQSGDVSAYIPTNVISITDGQIFLSADLFNSGIRPAINVGISVSRVGSAAQIKAMKQVAGKLKLELAQFAELEAFAQFASDLDKATQNQLARGQRLRELLKQSQSAPLTVAEQIMTIYTGTNGYLDSLEVGQVRKFLVELRTYLKTNKPQFQEIISSTKKFTEEAEALLKEAIQEQMDRFILQEQA